The following coding sequences are from one Tachysurus vachellii isolate PV-2020 chromosome 7, HZAU_Pvac_v1, whole genome shotgun sequence window:
- the LOC132848974 gene encoding paraneoplastic antigen Ma1 homolog — MSNMEVNKVIAWCSETDVQLENALILSNVPSDCDDMIVYKVLDKVPGMCKCKVRGRRSDPGEQQHFVLIETARKVSEIPIPAEIGGSDVGAWYTQIVNVTTQTPEQNRGDEFQTKLFSFLEKEGKSLADVQSMVSPSLSLSTELVGAINSLVQKCNVATPAEGPSYRKLRTFSGVTPTPSGEDEYEAWAEQTTHILEEWRCSDNIKKQRLVECLRGPAADIVRFEKVANPTASSGDYLSALETAFGTTESAADLMVRFRSTFQNEGEKLSAYILRLDKLLHSVLRKRGINLSEMNQLRMQQIIRGALPTDMVALRFRMTHKLCNPLSFTDLLKEVREEENMMHSRTSVQANVALSAASSVKSETSVKTNPTESEVERLKKEVRVLKSEMSRLLTATTETVTHGSSESHSLATGERRSTNRARGSISYFCYRCGEEGHLKRDCVNEENLRKVNERLIKLKRQSGNFPGAR, encoded by the coding sequence ATGAGCAACATGGAGGTAAATAAAGTCATTGCATGGTGTAGTGAAACAGATGTTCAGCTTGAGAACGCACTTATTTTGAGCAACGTACCTTCGGACTGTGATGATATGATAGTGTACAAGGTGCTTGATAAAGTTCCAGGTATGTGTAAATGCAAGGTGCGTGGTCGTCGTTCTGATCCGGGTGAGCAGcagcattttgttttaattgaaaCTGCTAGGAAAGTTTCTGAGATACCTATTCCTGCTGAAATTGGAGGATCTGATGTAGGTGCCTGGTATACCCAGATCGTAAATGTCACAACTCAAACACCTGAACAAAATAGGGGGGATGAGTTTCAAACTAAACTGTTCTCATTCCTAGAGAAAGAGGGTAAATCTTTAGCTGATGTTCAGAGTATGGTTTCTCCTTCACTTAGCCTGAGCACTGAGCTTGTTGGTGCCATTAACTCCTTGGTTCAGAAGTGTAATGTGGCTACACCTGCTGAGGGTCCAAGCTATAGGAAACTGCGTACATTTTCTGGGGTGACACCTACACCCAGTGGTGAGGATGAGTATGAAGCATGGGCTGAACAGACCACTCACATTCTTGAAGAGTGGCGGTGTTCTGACAACATTAAGAAACAAAGACTTGTTGAGTGTCTTAGGGGTCCTGCAGCCGATATAGTGAGGTTTGAAAAGGTTGCGAATCCAACAGCTTCCTCTGGTGATTATCTCAGTGCATTAGAGACAGCATTTGGTACCACAGAAAGTGCTGCAGATCTTATGGTGCGGTTTAGGAGTACTTTTCAGAACGAGGGTGAAAAACTCTCAGCATACATATTGAGGTTGGATAAATTGCTGCACAGTGTGTTACGCAAAAGAGGCATTAATCTCTCTGAAATGAATCAGCTTCGTATGCAGCAGATAATCAGAGGAGCACTTCCAACTGACATGGTAGCTTTACGGTTCAGGATGACACACAAGCTATGTAACCCACTTTCTTTCACAGATCTTTTGAAAGAGgtcagagaggaagagaataTGATGCACAGCAGAACCTCAGTTCAGGCCAATGTTGCTTTGTCTGCTGCGTCCTCTGTCAAGAGTGAGACCTCTGTTAAAACAAATCCTACTGAGTCTGAGGTTGAGAGACTAAAGAAGGAAGTTAGGGTGTTAAAGAGTGAGATGTCTCGTCTATTGACTGCAACAACTGAAACTGTAACTCATGGGTCTTCTGAAAGTCATAGCTTAGCAACTGGTGAGAGACGATCAACAAACAGAGCCAGGGGTAGCATAAGCTATTTCTGCTATAGGTGTGGTGAAGAAGGGCACCTAAAGCGGGATTGTGTGAATGAGGAAAATTTGAGAAAAGTGAATGAACGGCTCATAAAACTCAAACGGCAGTCGGGAAACTTCCCTGGGGCTCGGTAG